From a single Bos indicus x Bos taurus breed Angus x Brahman F1 hybrid unplaced genomic scaffold, Bos_hybrid_MaternalHap_v2.0 tig00003786_arrow_arrow_obj, whole genome shotgun sequence genomic region:
- the LOC113889157 gene encoding P antigen family member 3-like isoform X3, whose product MSGQVASALGPTKQDCSQVDEPVVPSVEQPQQEEPPAEIQDITPRKEEVHVEDPVNRDEEEEKDPFEDSGLEADLQRLALAKTGGEGGDGPDVREEFASNIEPVEMPEAGEGQPFA is encoded by the exons atgagTGGGCAAGTGGCATCAGCATTGGGACCTACAAAGCAAGATTGCTCCCAGGTGGATGAACCTGTGGTT CCCAGTGTTGAGCAACCTCAACAAGAGGAACCGCCAGCTGAGATTCAGGATATCACACCTAGAAAGGAGGAAGTACATGTAGAGGATCCAGTGAATCGtgatgaagaagaggagaaggatccCTTTGAAG attctggcCTGGAAGCTGATCTCCAGCGATTGGCTCTGGCAAAGACTGGGGGTGAAGGTGGAGATGGTCCCGATGTCAGGGAGGAGTTTGCATCAAATATAGAGCCTGTTGAAATGCCAGAAGCAG GTGAAGGGCAGCCATTTGCTTGA
- the LOC113889157 gene encoding P antigen family member 3-like isoform X1 → MSGQVASALGPTKQDCSQVDEPVVDQQPSVEQPQQEEPPAEIQDITPRKEEVHVEDPVNRDEEEEKDPFEDSGLEADLQRLALAKTGGEGGDGPDVREEFASNIEPVEMPEAGEGQPFA, encoded by the exons atgagTGGGCAAGTGGCATCAGCATTGGGACCTACAAAGCAAGATTGCTCCCAGGTGGATGAACCTGTGGTT GACCAGCAGCCCAGTGTTGAGCAACCTCAACAAGAGGAACCGCCAGCTGAGATTCAGGATATCACACCTAGAAAGGAGGAAGTACATGTAGAGGATCCAGTGAATCGtgatgaagaagaggagaaggatccCTTTGAAG attctggcCTGGAAGCTGATCTCCAGCGATTGGCTCTGGCAAAGACTGGGGGTGAAGGTGGAGATGGTCCCGATGTCAGGGAGGAGTTTGCATCAAATATAGAGCCTGTTGAAATGCCAGAAGCAG GTGAAGGGCAGCCATTTGCTTGA
- the LOC113889157 gene encoding P antigen family member 3-like isoform X2 has protein sequence MSGQVASALGPTKQDCSQVDEPVVQPSVEQPQQEEPPAEIQDITPRKEEVHVEDPVNRDEEEEKDPFEDSGLEADLQRLALAKTGGEGGDGPDVREEFASNIEPVEMPEAGEGQPFA, from the exons atgagTGGGCAAGTGGCATCAGCATTGGGACCTACAAAGCAAGATTGCTCCCAGGTGGATGAACCTGTGGTT CAGCCCAGTGTTGAGCAACCTCAACAAGAGGAACCGCCAGCTGAGATTCAGGATATCACACCTAGAAAGGAGGAAGTACATGTAGAGGATCCAGTGAATCGtgatgaagaagaggagaaggatccCTTTGAAG attctggcCTGGAAGCTGATCTCCAGCGATTGGCTCTGGCAAAGACTGGGGGTGAAGGTGGAGATGGTCCCGATGTCAGGGAGGAGTTTGCATCAAATATAGAGCCTGTTGAAATGCCAGAAGCAG GTGAAGGGCAGCCATTTGCTTGA
- the LOC113889155 gene encoding X antigen family member 5-like, which translates to PQQEEPPAEIQDITSGKEEVNGEDPVNHNEEKEKDASGDSHLETDLQELAEAKTGGKGGDGPDVREEVASNTEPVEMPEAGEGQPFA; encoded by the exons CACCTCAACAAGAGGAACCGCCAGCTGAGATTCAGGATATCACATCTGGGAAGGAGGAAGTAAATGGAGAGGATCCGGTGAATCATaatgaagagaaggagaaggatgcCTCTGGAG ATTCTCACCTGGAAACTGATCTCCAGGAATTGGCTGAGGCAAAGACTGGGGGTAAAGGTGGAGATGGTCCTGATGTCAGGGAGGAGGTTGCATCAAATACAGAGCCTGTTGAAATGCCAGAAGCAG GTGAAGGGCAACCATTTGCTTGA